A single region of the Silene latifolia isolate original U9 population chromosome 8, ASM4854445v1, whole genome shotgun sequence genome encodes:
- the LOC141596375 gene encoding heat shock 70 kDa protein 18-like, with protein sequence MNLSQKPTEKRNQKQPAIGIDLGTTYSCVGVWQHGRVEIITNDMGNRTTPSWVAFTKTHRLIGDAAKNQGAMNSTNTIFDAKRLIGRKFDETVVQDDMKHWPFKVITGINNNPVIVVTYKDEEKKFSPEEISSMILVKMKETAETYLGKQIKDAVVTVPAYFNDSQRKATKDAGVIAGLNVLRIINEPTAAAIAYGLDKELTGYDNKAAKNILVFDLGGGTFDVSLVVVQKDAFEVKAVSGDTHLGGGDFDTRLVGYLAAEIGRKHKKNLCGNPRALGRLRAACERAKRNLSSTTETSIEIDCLFDGIDFCSTITRARFEKLNQDLFMKCLEPVKQCLKDAKMGQTDVHDIVLVGGSTRIPMVQQILEDYFDGKELCRSINPDEAVAYGAASHAAMLTGDDDLKDIVLVDVTPLSLGIASYDMSLGVVVPRNTTIPTKMFQHNWKTSSDNQVAVSFSVYEGERYIAIYNNFLGKFSLHDIPPGPKGTAKFDICFEIDANGILTVSAKLSGTCNEDHITITEHSGKLSKDEIDRMVNEGKMYKAHDEEFKRAVKAKTALENYIEEVSSTVGRYRDRSKEVDMTSVEDEIERTFEWLDWNYLCGDPAVFEQKLIELQSVFDDFLGKKGKIGVTKLNEVD encoded by the exons ATGAATTTGTCTCAGAAGCCAACCGAGAAGAGAAACCAAAAGCAGCCTGCAATCGGGATTGATCTTGGAACCACCTACTCATGTGTCGGGGTTTGGCAACACGGTCGTGTCGAGATCATCACTAATGACATGGGCAACCGTACAACACCGTCCTGGGTCGCTTTCACCAAAACTCATCGGCTTATTGGCGACGCTGCTAAGAACCAGGGTGCCATGAATTCCACCAACACTATCTTTG ATGCGAAGAGGCTAATTGGCAGAAAATTTGATGAGACTGTAGTTCAGGATGACATGAAGCACTGGCCATTTAAAGTCATTACGGGTATTAATAACAACCCTGTAATCGTTGTGACATATAAGGATGAAGAAAAGAAattttcccctgaagaaatatCGTCAATGATTCTAGTGAAGATGAAAGAGACTGCCGAAACCTACCTGGGTAAACAAATCAAGGATGCCGTTGTTACTGTTCCGGCTTATTTCAATGATTCGCAACGCAAGGCAACTAAAGACGCAGGAGTTATTGCCGGGCTCAATGTTCTACGCATTATTAATGAGCCTACTGCTGCTGCCATTGCCTATGGCCTCGACAAGGAACTTACTGGCTACGATAATAAAGCCGCAAAAAATATATTGGTGTTTGATCTCGGTGGTGGGACCTTCGATGTCTCTTTGGTGGTGGTCCAAAAGGATGCATTTGAGGTTAAGGCCGTAAGTGGCGATACCCACCTTGGTGGAGGTGATTTTGACACAAGATTGGTGGGCTACCTTGCGGCTGAAATTGGGAGAAAACATAAGAAGAATTTGTGTGGCAATCCTAGGGCTTTAGGGAGGTTAAGAGCCGCCTGCGAGAGGGCTAAGAGGAATCTTTCTTCGACTACTGAGACATCGATTGAGATTGATTGCCTTTTTGATGGAATTGATTTCTGTTCAACGATAACTCGTGCACGGTTTGAGAAGCTAAATCAAGATTTGTTTATGAAATGTTTAGAACCGGTGAAGCAATGTCTAAAGGATGCAAAAATGGGGCAAACGGATGTACATGATATCGTCCTTGTTGGGGGTTCAACCCGAATCCCAATGGTGCAGCAGATTTTAGAAGATTACTTCGATGGGAAAGAGCTATGTAGAAGTATCAACCCGGACGAGGCGGTTGCCTATGGAGCTGCCTCTCATGCTGCAATGTTAACAGGTGATGACGATCTTAAGGATATCGTGCTTGTCGATGTTACTCCTTTATCACTTGGTATTGCGTCTTATGATATGTCCTTGGGTGTTGTTGTTCCGCGAAATACAACTATTCCTACTAAGATGTTTCAGCATAATTGGAAGACATCATCAGATAACCAAGTTGCAGTATCTTTTAGTGTCTATGAGGGTGAGAGATACATAGCCATATACAACAACTTTTTGGGCAAGTTTTCGTTGCATGACATACCACCAGGACCTAAAGGCACAGCTAAGTTCGATATCTGCTTCGAGATTGATGCAAATGGTATTCTTACTGTCTCAGCTAAGCTGAGCGGGACGTGTAACGAGGACCATATCACTATTACCGAGCACAGCGGAAAGTTATCAAAGGACGAGATCGATAGAATGGTGAATGAAGGTAAGATGTACAAGGCTCACGACGAGGAGTTTAAAAGAGCGGTAAAAGCTAAGACCGCCTTAGAAAACTACATAGAGGAGGTTAGCTCGACGGTAGGACGATATCGCGATAGGAGCAAGGAGGTCGACATGACTTCGGTGGAGGATGAAATCGAGCGGACATTTGAATGGCTGGATTGGAATTATCTTTGTGGTGATCCGGCTGTGTTTGAGCAAAAGTTGATTGAGCTTCAGAGTGTTTTCGATGATTTCTTGGGAAAGAAGGGTAAAATCGGGGTCACTAAGTTAAATGAGGTTGATTAG
- the LOC141594661 gene encoding heat shock cognate 70 kDa protein-like, protein IDAKRLIARKFDDPIVQDDMKHWPFKVIADTNNNPVIVVTYKDEEKKFPPEEISSMILVKMKETTEAYLGKQVKDAVVTVPAYFNDSQRKATKDAGVIAGLNVLRIINEPTAAAIAYGLDKELTGSNNKVTKNILVFDLGGGTFDVSLVAVQKEAFEVKAVNGDTHLGGADFDTRLVSYLVAEFERKHNKKLDDNPRALGRLRAACERAKRNLSSTTETSIEIDCLFDGIDFCTTVSRARFEKINHDLFKKCLGPVKQCLNYAKMEKSDVHDIVLVGGSTRIPKVQQLLQDYFDGKELCRSINPDEAVAYGAASHAAILAGDGDLRDIVLVDVTPLSLGIENYDKSMHVIIPRNTTIPTKILGKRQTTLDNQLSTVFPVYEGERRIASENNFLGEFVLYDLPPGPKGTVKFDTWFEIDANGILTVSATLSGTYNQDQITITEHSGQLSKDEIDRKVKEGETYKAHDEEFRRAIRAKTALENYIEEVRSTVGRYRDNSNEVDMTPGDDAIERTIEWLDWNHICGDGAVFEQKMVELQNVFESFDHVFGKMGKTGFTKLNEVD, encoded by the coding sequence ATAGATGCGAAGAGGCTAATTGCCAGAAAATTTGATGACCCAATCGTTCAGGATGACATGAAGCACTGGCCATTTAAAGTCATTGCGGATACTAATAACAATCCTGTAATCGTTGTGACATATAAGGATGAAGAAAAGAAATTTCCCCCTGAAGAAATATCGTCAATGATTCTAGTGAAGATGAAAGAGACTACCGAAGCCTACCTGGGTAAACAAGTCAAGGATGCCGTTGTTACTGTTCCGGCTTATTTCAATGATTCGCAGCGCAAAGCAACTAAAGACGCAGGAGTCATTGCCGGGCTCAATGTTCTACGCATAATTAATGAGCCTACTGCTGCTGCCATTGCCTATGGTCTAGACAAGGAGCTTACTGGCAGCAACAATAAGGTGACAAAGAATATATTAGTGTTTGATCTTGGTGGTGGGACCTTCGATGTCTCTTTGGTGGCGGTCCAAAAGGAAGCATTTGAGGTTAAGGCCGTCAATGGCGATACTCACCTTGGCGGAGCTGATTTTGACACGAGATTGGTGAGCTACCTTGTGGCCGAATTTGAGAGGAAACATAATAAGAAATTGGATGATAATCCTAGGGCTTTAGGGAGGCTGAGAGCCGCTTGTGAGAGGGCTAAGAGGAACCTTTCTTCGACAACAGAGACATCAATTGAGATTGATTGCCTTTTTGATGGAATAGACTTTTGTACGACGGTAAGTCGTGCACGGTTTGAGAAGAtaaatcatgatttgttcaaGAAATGTTTAGGACCGGTGAAGCAATGTCTGAATTATGCAAAAATGGAGAAAAGTGATGTACATGATATCGTCCTTGTTGGGGGTTCAACCCGGATCCCAAAGGTGCAGCAGTTGTTACAAGACTATTTTGATGGGAAAGAGCTATGTAGAAGTATCAACCCGGACGAGGCAGTTGCGTATGGAGCCGCCTCTCATGCTGCAATCTTAGCCGGCGATGGTGATCTTAGGGATATCGTGCTTGTCGACGTTACTCCTTTATCGCTTGGCATTGAAAATTATGATAAATCCATGCATGTTATTATTCCTCGAAATACAACCATCCCAACAAAGATTTTAGGGAAAAGACAAACAACATTAGATAACCAACTTTCAACGGTATTCCCCGTCTATGAGGGTGAGAGACGCATAGCCTCAGAAAACAACTTCTTGGGCGAGTTTGTGTTGTACGACTTACCACCAGGACCTAAAGGCACTGTCAAGTTTGATACCTGGTTCGAGATTGATGCAAATGGTATTTTAACCGTGTCAGCTACGCTGAGCGGGACGTATAACCAGGACCAGATAACTATTACCGAGCACAGCGGACAGTTATCAAAGGACGAGATCGATAGAAAGGTGAAAGAGGGTGAGACGTACAAGGCTCACGACGAGGAGTTCAGAAGGGCGATAAGAGCTAAGACCGCCTTGGAGAATTACATAGAGGAGGTTAGGTCGACGGTAGGACGATATCGTGATAACAGCAATGAGGTCGACATGACCCCGGGGGACGATGCAATTGAGCGGACAATTGAATGGTTGGATTGGAATCATATTTGTGGCGATGGGGCTGTGTTTGAGCAAAAGATGGTTGAGCTTCAGAATGTTTTTGAATCTTTTGATCATGTTTTCGGAAAGATGGGTAAGACTGGGTTTACTAAGTTAAATGAGGTTGATTAA